In a genomic window of Flavobacterium sp. KACC 22761:
- a CDS encoding Glu/Leu/Phe/Val dehydrogenase dimerization domain-containing protein produces the protein MKDLLQQFENKEPEIVFNWKDSETEAEGWTVINSLRGGAAGGGTRMRKGLDMNEVLSLAKTMEVKFSVSGPAIGGAKSGINFDPNDPRKKGVLQRWYKAVSPLLKSYYGTGGDLNVDEIHEVIPMTEECGVWHPQEGVFNGHFKPTEADKINRIGQLRQGVIKVIENPKFSPDVTRKYTVADMITGYGVAEAVRHFYSIYGGEIKGKKAIVQGFGNVGSAAAFYLAEMGAKVIGIIDRDGGLIKEEGFSFEEIRTLFLNKDGNKLVAENMIPFEEINSKIWTIGAEIFTPCAASRLVTQAQIDSLIANGLEVISCGANVPFADKEIFFGSIMEEVDHKVSLIPDFISNCGMARVFAYFMEKKVQMTDEAIFNDTSETIKNAIVKAHALSSSKTNISATAFEIALKQLV, from the coding sequence AAGACTCTGAAACTGAAGCTGAAGGATGGACAGTTATTAATTCTTTACGCGGAGGAGCTGCGGGAGGAGGAACAAGAATGAGAAAAGGCTTGGATATGAATGAAGTTTTATCATTGGCAAAAACGATGGAAGTTAAATTCTCAGTTTCTGGACCTGCAATTGGCGGTGCTAAATCTGGAATTAATTTTGACCCAAATGATCCTCGCAAAAAAGGTGTTTTGCAACGTTGGTACAAAGCCGTTTCACCTTTATTGAAAAGTTACTACGGAACCGGAGGAGACTTGAATGTTGATGAGATTCACGAAGTTATTCCAATGACTGAAGAATGTGGCGTTTGGCATCCGCAGGAAGGTGTTTTCAACGGACATTTCAAACCAACTGAAGCTGATAAAATCAACAGAATTGGCCAATTGCGCCAAGGTGTTATCAAAGTAATTGAAAACCCAAAATTCTCTCCAGACGTTACCAGAAAATATACCGTTGCCGATATGATTACAGGTTATGGCGTTGCCGAAGCGGTTCGTCATTTCTATTCTATTTATGGAGGCGAAATTAAAGGCAAAAAAGCAATCGTTCAAGGTTTTGGAAATGTTGGATCTGCAGCTGCTTTTTATTTGGCTGAAATGGGCGCAAAAGTGATCGGGATTATTGATCGCGACGGAGGATTAATCAAAGAAGAAGGTTTTTCATTTGAAGAAATCAGAACTTTATTTTTAAACAAAGACGGAAACAAATTAGTTGCTGAGAATATGATTCCGTTTGAAGAAATCAATTCTAAAATCTGGACAATTGGTGCTGAAATTTTTACGCCTTGTGCGGCTTCAAGATTGGTAACTCAAGCACAAATTGATAGCTTAATCGCAAATGGATTAGAAGTAATTTCATGCGGTGCAAATGTACCTTTTGCTGACAAAGAGATTTTCTTCGGATCAATTATGGAAGAAGTGGATCATAAAGTAAGCTTGATTCCAGATTTCATTTCAAATTGCGGAATGGCAAGAGTTTTTGCTTACTTCATGGAGAAAAAAGTTCAAATGACAGATGAGGCTATTTTTAATGATACTTCTGAAACGATTAAAAATGCGATCGTAAAAGCGCATGCTTTGAGTTCATCAAAAACAAATATTAGTGCAACGGCATTCGAAATTGCATTGAAACAGTTAGTGTAA
- a CDS encoding energy transducer TonB: MSSPIFSDQKKSLLYTTAIYAVIILSLFFIRFWPPYNPENNVALADGGGGGGGVTVNFGDSDLGSGKNYKSEVLEVKNNVKQAPAKATPEEEAIISQENTTTDNDVVIPTKEKPKKPVPVEKPIQKPVPEKPKVSNSTNDALSSILKGSNKGGDGDDKVAGNKGKSNGSLNSNGYYGSDGSGGGTGGGNGTGHGIGTGSGYGAGSGGGSGGGSGYSLGNRKALSKPAPKYTCNEEGKVVVEVTVDQNGKTISATAGIKGTTNTAPCLLDQAKIAAMNTKWESDNDAPAKQVGKIIYNFSLN, encoded by the coding sequence ATGAGTTCCCCTATTTTTTCGGACCAAAAGAAATCGTTACTATACACTACGGCTATCTATGCCGTAATAATTCTATCATTGTTTTTTATACGTTTTTGGCCGCCATATAATCCAGAAAATAATGTTGCACTTGCTGATGGCGGTGGTGGCGGTGGCGGAGTAACGGTAAACTTTGGCGATAGTGATTTAGGTTCTGGCAAAAATTATAAAAGCGAAGTTTTGGAAGTGAAAAACAATGTGAAACAAGCACCAGCAAAAGCAACTCCTGAAGAGGAAGCCATAATTTCGCAAGAAAACACAACTACAGACAATGATGTTGTTATTCCAACAAAGGAAAAACCTAAAAAACCTGTACCTGTTGAAAAACCAATACAAAAACCAGTACCTGAGAAACCGAAAGTTTCCAATTCTACAAACGATGCTCTATCAAGCATTTTAAAAGGTTCAAATAAAGGTGGCGATGGAGATGATAAAGTGGCGGGAAATAAAGGAAAATCAAACGGAAGTTTGAATTCGAATGGCTATTACGGAAGTGATGGCTCTGGAGGAGGAACCGGAGGCGGTAACGGAACCGGGCACGGAATTGGAACAGGAAGTGGTTACGGAGCCGGAAGTGGCGGTGGTTCTGGTGGCGGATCTGGATATTCTTTAGGAAACCGAAAAGCTTTATCTAAACCTGCTCCTAAATATACTTGCAATGAGGAAGGAAAAGTTGTGGTTGAAGTTACTGTTGATCAAAACGGAAAAACAATAAGCGCAACGGCCGGAATAAAAGGAACAACCAACACAGCTCCATGTTTATTAGACCAGGCGAAAATTGCCGCGATGAACACCAAATGGGAATCTGATAATGACGCTCCCGCAAAACAAGTTGGAAAAATTATTTATAATTTTAGTTTGAACTAA
- a CDS encoding ExbD/TolR family protein yields the protein MSIKRKRRFHAEVATSSLSDIMFFLLLFFLIISTLANPNVIKMTLPKAKANEKTNKQLISLSVTEDKKFYIDKEPVDFENLETSLMSKIGTDKEQTVVVRIPFNLQVQDLVDVLQIGVKNNLKFVIATSPK from the coding sequence ATGTCGATTAAAAGAAAAAGAAGATTTCATGCTGAGGTGGCGACTTCGTCATTAAGCGACATTATGTTTTTCCTGCTGTTGTTTTTCCTTATTATTTCAACGTTGGCGAATCCGAATGTGATTAAAATGACATTGCCAAAAGCCAAAGCAAATGAAAAGACAAATAAGCAATTAATTAGTTTATCTGTTACTGAAGATAAGAAATTCTACATCGACAAAGAACCAGTTGATTTTGAGAATTTGGAAACGAGTTTAATGTCTAAAATAGGAACAGACAAAGAACAAACAGTTGTAGTCCGAATTCCGTTTAATTTGCAAGTACAAGATTTAGTTGATGTTTTGCAGATAGGAGTGAAGAACAATTTGAAGTTTGTAATTGCTACTAGTCCGAAGTAA
- a CDS encoding MotA/TolQ/ExbB proton channel family protein: MFSFIQLQADTIANAASNVVIEKIAPEQEISMFGFIMKGGVFLIPIAILLFYTIYVIFERYMYISKASKIDSRLMQDVGDKLNAGNIELARTIVERSNTAAGNILKEGVLVIGRPIAEIESNMDRAADIEIGEMEKHLGHLGLIAGIAPTLGFIGTISGVIKIFYSISVTENISIGNISGGLYEKMISSGSGLIVGIIAYSAYHLLNGKIDNFALKIQKQILEFVNIIQRA; this comes from the coding sequence CGCAGCATCTAACGTAGTTATCGAAAAAATCGCTCCAGAACAAGAAATTTCAATGTTTGGGTTCATCATGAAAGGAGGAGTTTTTCTTATTCCAATCGCTATTTTATTGTTTTATACTATTTATGTCATTTTTGAGCGCTATATGTATATCAGCAAAGCATCAAAAATTGACAGCCGATTGATGCAAGATGTTGGAGATAAATTGAATGCGGGAAATATTGAATTAGCAAGAACAATTGTAGAAAGAAGCAACACTGCAGCCGGAAATATCCTAAAAGAAGGCGTTTTAGTAATTGGAAGGCCAATTGCCGAAATCGAATCAAACATGGACCGCGCCGCTGATATTGAGATTGGCGAAATGGAAAAGCATTTAGGTCACCTTGGACTTATCGCGGGTATTGCGCCAACGCTTGGTTTTATTGGAACAATTTCAGGAGTTATTAAGATTTTCTACAGCATTTCGGTTACAGAAAATATCAGTATCGGAAACATTTCTGGAGGTTTATACGAAAAAATGATTAGTTCAGGTTCAGGATTAATTGTGGGTATTATTGCGTATTCTGCTTACCACTTATTAAACGGAAAAATTGATAATTTCGCCTTGAAAATTCAGAAGCAAATTTTAGAATTTGTAAACATAATTCAAAGAGCATAA